In a genomic window of Chrysemys picta bellii isolate R12L10 chromosome 1, ASM1138683v2, whole genome shotgun sequence:
- the LOC135980985 gene encoding olfactory receptor 52E4-like: MQETPLCLRVGHLLHYTMSNFNTTDFTNPSTFILLGIPGLQAAHIWISIPFCAMYTIAVLGNVTILFIVKREPSLHKPMFYFLCMLAVTDLVMSTSTVPKMLSIFWFNSREISFRACLTQMYFVHSFTAMESGILVAMAFDRYMAICNPLRYSTTLKNSVVAEIGLAVVLRSGIVTLPYPFLARRWPYCRTNTITHSYCGHIAVVNLACADIRISSYYGLFDLFSVTGMDVFFIAVSYTLILRAIFRLPTKDARLKTFGTCISHLCAISALYVPDFCTSLTYRFGHNVPLHFLVLFDSLYLVVSPVLHPIIYGVRTKQIRDRLLQLFTHKKT; this comes from the coding sequence atgcaggagacaccgttATGCCTCAGAGTAGGACACCTTCTCCACTACACCATGTCCAATTTCAACACAactgacttcaccaacccctccaccttcatcctactTGGCATTCCTGGCCTGCAGGCAGCGCatatctggatctccatccccttctgtgcTATGTACACCATAGCCGTGTTGGGGAACGTCACTatcctgttcatcgtgaagagGGAGCCAAGCCTCCACAAGCCCATgttctatttcctctgcatgctggccgtcaCTGACCTGGTCATGTCCACATCCACTGTACCCAAAATGCTTAGCATCTTTTGGTTCAATTCCAGAGAGATCAGTTTCAGGGCCtgtctcacccagatgtactttgtTCACTCCTTCACAGCGATGGAATCTGGAATCctcgtggccatggcttttgatcgctacatGGCCATCTGCAATCCTCTGAGATATTCCACGACCTTGAAAAACTCTGTTGTGGCCGAGATAGGCCTGGCCGTGGTGCTGCGCAGTGGCATAGTCACATTACCCTATCCCTTCCTGGCAAGGcggtggccatattgcagaaccaacaccaTCACCCACTCCTATTGTGGGCATATAGCTGTGGTGAACCTGGCCTGTGCTGACATCcgcatcagtagttactatggcctGTTTGATCTTTTCTCTGTGACTGGaatggatgtgttttttattGCCGTGTCCTATACTCTGATCCTCCGGGCCATCTtccgcctccccacaaaggatgcccggctcaaaacttttgggacctgcatctCTCATCTTTGTGCCATCTCAGCTTTGTACGTTCCAGATTTCTGCACCTCTCTCACATACCGATTTGGCCACAATGTGCCACTGCACTTCCTCGTTCTCTTTGACAGTTTGTACCTAGTGGTGTCCCCCGTGCTACACCCCA